The DNA window GCCCCCCTGCTTCACCGGCCTCCAGCAGGCACTGCTTCACTCCCAGTGGGGCAACAGCAGCCCGTACGGGTGTATGACAGAGCTCggtgaaatatgtcattgttctggattcaaatacttcaatGTTGTGCTTTAATGAGCTTGTCTTGCGTATTGGAACATGTAAAATACCTTATGTCCCTCtcagttggctcaattgcaccaggcaagatcaactgagcacagaaGAGTATTTTAATcccaaacaatgacatatttcacccaggtctggtgtacGGAGGAACCGTTTCGGGCTCTTGCATCCCTTAAAGCCCTCCTGTGGTTTAGTTGCCTCCAGTGCCTCCCTGCATGCAGGCATCGCCCCGCAAACATCTCGCGGGACCTTCCCGCTACAGACAACCAGACTCCATGCAGCGGCCCTCAGGGGCAGTAGGGTACAGGGGCGTGAGGATACACACATAGCACATTTTTTCCCcgaggtggaaaaaaaaagcatcgAATGAATTCATCTgagatgggaaaaaaaaaattaatcactTAGAAAATACACTTAGAAAGAATCAAAGAGAAATCAATTTTTggacaaaaggaaaaaaagccaAGAGACAGGAGAGCTACAGAACTGAGCTGAATGTCTGAATGCACTGGAGGGGGCAAACAGGAAGTAGAGAGAGGtatacaggaaacaggaagtaccTGGCCCTCCACTCAACCTTCGATCCTTTACATACGCAACTGAGAGAAGGAGGCAGGGAAACACAAGGGTAAGATTAACACAACTTTCATCAACACACAATACACCGCAGCCAGACAAAACACTCCCTGCACCCCTTATCACGAtacaaaataacacaaacacacaaacaaacacactgaccattgaagagaaacagagaaggaaCAGAAGAAGAATTTATAGACCCAGGCTGGATCAGACTGGATCAAACTGGTTCTGACTGGATCAGGACAGTGGCACACCTGAATAATGGTTAACTGCAATTGTGTAGTTGATCAGTGGGTGATTAAATAGAGCTGTCAATGGTCATTCGGGATGTCACTGGATTGGACAGGCATGTCATTGGAAAGTATGTTTTTGAATAGGTGTGTTGCTGATACTCTCTTGCACATTGGTCCTTCTAACTGGTGACTATGAAGGCTTCCTTGctgacttggcctatttgccatgtgtactggacataatgtccatggctgtacaactgattgttttgtgactacacagacaagcagacacacacacacacacacacacacacacagacacatacacacacgtacgcacacacacagacacagacacacatacacacacacagacacagacacacaaacacacacacacacacacacacacacacacagacacatacacacacacacacatacacacagacacacaaacacacacacacacacacacacactgtctgtgccAGTCATAGGCAGAGGTGAGGAGGGTACGTACTGTATCCCATTCCCTGGAGGAAGTACTTGAAAGCTTCAGTCAGTTTTCCAGGCTGAAAAtcaacaaaaactgaaataaatgaactgtaTAAAGACATGGATGTATTTCCTCCACAGTATCATATTCCAGGGAGCGGAGGGGAAGGGTAGGTATGAACAGTGAATCTGACCTGTGTGAGCTGGGGCAGGCCACCGGAGTCAGCCATCTTGGGGGGGAAGATTGTTTAACAGAATAACAACAGAAATTTGAATAAGTCATTATTTAttagtggatttttttttgcaattaattTATCCCAGTGTGAAATTCTAGGTTTGTCAAACAGAAACAGTGGCTGTTAATTAATCTAATTATTCAGACCCATTAATCATTTTCTCCCACAAATAACACATCCAGTTCAGCTTTCAGGACATCGTTTTTGGAAGGAGCCTACTGTAACTTGCCTTCAGGAAGGTGGTGTTAGTGGGGTCCAGCTTGGAATTGCACTCCACCTGGAAAAAGAAGAGAGGAAATAGGGGAtgaacagaggaagagagagaaataaatgacaaggacaagaaggagagagggaaatggcagagggaggagaggagaaggtagagagggaggagagagacttCATGTGGCGTGAAGGGCAAGGATGGAAGGAGGGGCAGAGTGCTGCAGCAATGACTCATTCCAGCGCAGTactgtctttctctccttctctctctctcactctccttctctctcattcactcactcactccctcttgAACACTCAAGTTCAAATTCAaactcaaattcaaatatttattttgctttatttgtaAAATGGTGCACAGTATTACCAAAGCTACATATTACAaatttacatacatacgtaaaatctaaataaaaaattatatcaaATGCATTAGAGATGCTGAGTGAGGCTCtcagcattctctctctctcttccattcTTTCATAAtcctttttctgtctctctctctctctcacatacatacacacacacacactctctctctttctaattCACTGGGAATTAAAGGGCTTCAGCAGAATCACTGCATTCACAATAACGCTACACAAAGACATACATATCCCTGCACTAacagagaggcctgcagttccCTGGTTGGCCAGTAGGGGAAAACTGGGTCAGTTTCATGGCTGACCCAATTCTGACCAACTCGGTCTGCTGTAACAGCGCCACCTCCACATGCAACCGACAGCAGACTCCAGACACGGGGATGGGGAGGaatgtggaaaataaatgaaaaaattgagagaaaagaagaagaggaggaggaggaatagAAGTCATAGAGATAACTTACCACCCCTTCTTCTGCTGGGGCATTGTCACCAACAACTAGCATGACTGGGCACCTGAAaaccaaacacatacacatacgttaaacacacacatgcacgtgtacacacacacacgcacgcacacacattgcaaaaacatacatgcatgcCCCTTAGATGCAAATGCTGAGACGCACACTTgagcacatgtgcacacacacacacacacacacacacacacacatacatacacacacacacacacacacacacacacacatacacacacacatgctcacacacacacatacacacacacatgcacacacacacttgcctgATGGTTTTGGCGTTCAACACTGTCCCAGTGCGGTTCATCTCCAGGTCCCGACGACTGCAcaaaagaggaagagagtgagtcctacacacacacacacacacacccttcctatacagacacactcccgcATGTGGaagggtcagtgtgtgtctgtatatgcaCACTTCATGTgaagtgtgtgcgtctgtgcacttgcatgtgtgtgtgtgtgtgtttgtgtgtgtgtgtttttccatgTGTGGGGTGGAGCTTGCAGTATGTTGAATGCAGATTGACTGCatatttgtatgtttatatttGCATAGGTGTGCCTTTGTGTTTATGGGTGAGCATGTGCTGGTGCGTTTTGCATGTCTGCAGAGGAgtgaaatccaggttcagaaagtaaaattcctccccagtattttgttccaatcacctgatTTTCTTAACTGGCACAATTTCGTCAGCCAGGTGGTCAAACTAATTGGTGACATCAGCTGGCGGAGTTAATGGATGGAAGAACCACATGGCACAGGCGTGTTTTCTATgggagtgcgtgtctgtgtgcgtgcacgtaAGGGGCTCCGATGCTACTTCAGTGAGAATGAAGGTGGACAGAGTGGAAAACTGTAGCAGCGTGTCAAAAACTCGAGCCACGCTCAAAACAGGGGGGAAAGCGAAGGAGTCTTCCTCGCTGTGTATACGTATGCGCCTGTGTTCGTGTGAACTGTACCCATTGTACATGTTCCAGAAGAGCTGCAGGTTGAACtggttgatgttgttgttgatttGCTGCCTGTAGCTCTGCACCAGCTCCGTGTTGCTCACCAGCTCCTCCTGTGGACAGGGATAGAATTGCAGGGGGCTCGAGTAGACTGATGCGGTCacctcacaaaatggctgaggggattttgctgtttttttatctcAAAGCATTTAGATAATGAGTCTTCTGACAGAAAGACTGACGATGGATTACTGCAATTATTTTAATGCTTCTAATAATCGTAATGACCCAGATGAACGGTGATTTACCACGATCATTGTTGAATAGTTGCAAAACATATTTATCTAAAACATTATTATATGACTTGTCTCATACAAAGCAGATAACAGCTGGATATGGTGTAGTTTTTCATAAGAGACTGTTATGGAGTGGAATGTACATAAGTAATCTATAAGGCTAAATAATATTAAAGAAAAAGAATGTCCTGATTAATTGCATTCCATTAGACACCGGATATGTACTTAAACTCATACTGAACCCCAACTGACTTTAAATGGAAGATACATAAATGCCATAAACTtcgaaaaatctttttttattcttttaactttcaaatatttttaaatcaaaatgtagCTTTGAAATGTAGCATTTGTAGTTATACTGAAGAAATGTGTGATTCACCTGGCTGAAGAGGTGGGGCAGGACAGTATCTGGCAGAGCACTGGTGAGTCCAGATATCTGTGTgaaagacagaggcagagaggggggtaaGAATTAGCACACCTGCAATGCGCAACATCTTTGGATGAGGATCAGTAACAGCCTTAAAGCTATATGTAGGAGCATGGAGCATGGAGCATATACATAGCTTGTCCGTTGTACATAAATCAGTATTTGGTTTATTATTCCAGTATTTAACAAATCAAATTATTCTAATTtagtaaaatatatttgattatttatattgttattgttgatGTTCTTGGAGTTGTTATTGGTATCTTAATTTTCTTTTGAGATtaccagcagccattttgttctggcatgagatggatagatggacaaaatggccgccctgaaggctgaaaaatattttcacaaatattttcactgttacAGTATATCAGAATCTATAACCCTCTCTTGTGGGACTACGGAGCTGGTCTACTTTTCCCTTGAAGTGTACAGTAGCATCATAAAAGCAGAGAGGCTCAAGTATTTGGGAATGTTGTTTCTGTCACCTGAAGAGCAGACAGAACGATGAGTGGTGAGGAGTGGTATAATTTGAGcatcatttgtgtgtgtgtgtgtgtgtgtgtgtgtgagcgcgcactTACCTTACTTGCTGCCCAATCAAACCAGCCCTTCCCATTGGGATCGATGTTCAGCAGAACCATACCCTCCACAAGATCAGGGAAAATCAGCTAATGAGGGAGACAGAGCAAAAGCGAGCAAGCGAGCAAGcgtgcgcgagagagagagagagagagagagagagagagagagagacagacagacagacagacagaaaaaaaagaaaagaaaggaataacattttattttcctgaaaCATTTAGATGGAATGAAAGGTATATATAACACCTGCATGAAGCCTGACAGAGCTGCAACCGGCATCCTACTCTGTTAGACACGACAGAGCTAGAACTTGGTCACACTACATAGGACCTTGTTCCACTGGAGTAGTGCTCCCAGCCTTAGTTACAACCCAGCAGTAAACATGAAAATGACTGAAACAAGGATTTGTATGAATGACAGAATCCCACTTACAGCAAATTTGGCCAGAATGTAGGCACCAGCCCCAACTCCAATTCCCACAATGCTCTTAAATCTGAAAACAACATTGGAATACCAGTATGAATGATTGGAATACCATAGGAATACAGACTAAAACACtaacattatacacacacctacaatgtgattttattaaattttttcatttatttgagcatttgaaatgaacaaCAAAATGTGTACAACACATTTATATCTCTCACATCAGAAGTAAAAGTATTGCATAATTATCTTTAGTGATGTTTTATTAAGAGACGAGTTCCAGAATCCTGTGTTATGACAGTACTCCTTTGTACAGCAGGAAGTTTACACAAGCTATTCAGGTTAAGTATACTGCTGAAAAAACACCACCGTAACCCAGTCCAGGATTCTGCCTCACAAACACGAGTTACATGTTAATTTCTGTGACCAGTAGGTGACATTACTCCCACCCTCTATATCTCAACACCTTGTGGACCTCCTCACTTACCCAAAGTGCTGCACCACGCTGGGTAGCATGCCTGCCAGCTGATCCATGGTGGGATATTGGTACCTGTGGATAGAAACCAGCAGCCATTCCAATCAATCCCAGAGCAATAAGGAGGCACACATTACCAGCCATTCCAATCAATCCCAGAACAATAAGCATCGCTGAGGACTTACCCCTGGGGTAACTGAGAGGCCCCAATCTGCTGCCCTGGGGCATCTACATGGCACACCACAAAGTGCTTTGTGATCTCCTGCATGTCCTCATTCTGGAAGAAGGAGTTGAAGCACAGCTTGTCTGTAGACAGAGAGGTGTGGGGAGGGAAGAGAAATAGAGTTAGGAAGTATTCTTAAAAAGCACTAAATAACAATAAACTGCTAGAGGtgagaatgtttttaaaaaattgacaGGGGTAGATATTTTTCAGTTCATATTTACAATGCATCACAGCTTTGTAAAGGgtttctttggataaaagctcctcctaaatacatgtaaataaataaaagcaaatcaTGTGATGGCAGAActataattttataataaaaattaCAAAGAATTATAATTTCATGGTGCATAAAGGAGGTTTGTTTTACAAAGAATGTATGATATATACCCACTGAACATACTGGTAAATCTTTTATGATGGTTTCAAGGAAGAGTTCCAGAGTCCAATATTATGACATTCTTCATTTTCACAACGGGGTTTACAAAAGCCATTCAGGTTTAGTATATTGTTCAGAAAATAGCACCTTTACACCACCCATATCCAGCCCTACAACCACAGTTACAAGGTAAGCCAATAtgtccactgctgctgctctgttatTATTACAGGGAATATGTCATAGCATTACAGAGACACTGTAATCCCATTATTTACACATTGAAATGTTGGAAAAAATTGGGAATAAAAATGTGGAGAATGAACACACATCACTGACAAATATTTCCGCGAAGATAGGGGATTCATTTTGTGAGGCGCTTTGCAGGTCCAGtcggaacattctggaaagtTTCCAACAGGAGAGGGACCTCCAAGCGACCGCTGGCACGGGTTCTCGAGGACAGCCGGGGATTAGAGACGGAGTCTCTCCGGGAAAATATGCGTGCCCTTTTCCCGCCGTCAGAGCCGAGAGGTGTCGGATCATCGAGCGGGATCTGCTTATCCGCGCTGGAGCCCTTTCTGACTGGCAGCTCGGGACAGAGCGAGGCGTGTGCAATCCCGTCTCCTCGACCCCTTGCCTCTGGTCTATGccctgctgtcaatcacacgGCCTTCACATCTGACACAGTTTttaattcctctctctctctctctcgctctccctctcccgctctctctctctctctctctctctctcgaatgCAaactgctttattggcatgccAAAATGTGCATTGCCAATGCAAGGCAAGGAACAtgtgaaatatgtgaaatactgtatatgtgaaaTATAGAtatatctctctccttctctcagttCAGCTGAAGATTTCCCTCAGGGCGGGGCTGGGGTAAGACGGATGGATAGGAGTGGGGTGTTGTCCTAGATTCTCTGAAACTACCTGCTCTCCTCCCCTTGCAGAtgaaaaattaatgaaataatggataaaaataaacatgagcgtgtgattgtgtttgtgtgtgtgtgtgtgtgtgtgtgtgtgtgtgtgtgtgtgtgtgtgagtgtgtgtgtgcccaaggcagcgttctctctctcatgctccaGTTGCGATGGCCCATTTCAGTCCAGAGTGAGTCACTCTGTTcagccagtcacacacacaacagaccagCTGTTTATATCTCAGACTCGCTGGGGACGAGATCATAAGATCACCCAGAaaaggaacacaaacacaatacaccTCCCCGCCCCCCATCTCCTCTGCACCACACAAGAATGCAGAGGTGTTTATGGGACAggtctgtctccttctctctctctctctttctctctctctctctctctttctctctctctctctctgcatctcacAGGATCAAACTGCCTTTCTCATCAAGGCAGTAGTTTTGTACCCCTGTTATGTATAATAACAatactaatattaataataataataataataataataataataat is part of the Conger conger chromosome 15, fConCon1.1, whole genome shotgun sequence genome and encodes:
- the ndrg4 gene encoding protein NDRG4 isoform X2, producing MGPGLLWKFSSKACCTVSHSVLQTMLLSKMAGMKEQQFTEEKPLLPEQKAGQDSDMPEHGAEAQCANEPPSASPPPAATAAPAAPAPPPSARPHRWHSFARRWLRITRHRTSGYTPENCDTFVSPGDWKEHDIDTPYGMLHVVIRGAPKGNKPAILTYHDVGLNHKLCFNSFFQNEDMQEITKHFVVCHVDAPGQQIGASQLPQGYQYPTMDQLAGMLPSVVQHFGFKSIVGIGVGAGAYILAKFALIFPDLVEGMVLLNIDPNGKGWFDWAASKISGLTSALPDTVLPHLFSQEELVSNTELVQSYRQQINNNINQFNLQLFWNMYNGRRDLEMNRTGTVLNAKTIRCPVMLVVGDNAPAEEGVVECNSKLDPTNTTFLKMADSGGLPQLTQPGKLTEAFKYFLQGMGYMPSASMTRLARSRTASLTSASSMEGSRGRACTHSDSSEGVGQLNHTMEVSC
- the ndrg4 gene encoding protein NDRG4 isoform X3 produces the protein MAGMKEQQFTEEKPLLPEQKAGQDSDMPEHGAEAQCANEPPSASPPPAATAAPAAPAPPPSARPHRWHSFARRWLRITRHRTSGYTPENCDTFVSPGDWKEHDIDTPYGMLHVVIRGAPKGNKPAILTYHDVGLNHKLCFNSFFQNEDMQEITKHFVVCHVDAPGQQIGASQLPQGYQYPTMDQLAGMLPSVVQHFGFKSIVGIGVGAGAYILAKFALIFPDLVEGMVLLNIDPNGKGWFDWAASKISGLTSALPDTVLPHLFSQEELVSNTELVQSYRQQINNNINQFNLQLFWNMYNGRRDLEMNRTGTVLNAKTIRCPVMLVVGDNAPAEEGVVECNSKLDPTNTTFLKMADSGGLPQLTQPGKLTEAFKYFLQGMGYIAYVKDRRLSGGPVPSASMTRLARSRTASLTSASSMEGSRGRACTHSDSSEGVGQLNHTMEVSC
- the ndrg4 gene encoding protein NDRG4 isoform X5; amino-acid sequence: MAGMKEQQFTEEKPLLPEQKAGQDSDMENCDTFVSPGDWKEHDIDTPYGMLHVVIRGAPKGNKPAILTYHDVGLNHKLCFNSFFQNEDMQEITKHFVVCHVDAPGQQIGASQLPQGYQYPTMDQLAGMLPSVVQHFGFKSIVGIGVGAGAYILAKFALIFPDLVEGMVLLNIDPNGKGWFDWAASKISGLTSALPDTVLPHLFSQEELVSNTELVQSYRQQINNNINQFNLQLFWNMYNGRRDLEMNRTGTVLNAKTIRCPVMLVVGDNAPAEEGVVECNSKLDPTNTTFLKMADSGGLPQLTQPGKLTEAFKYFLQGMGYIAYVKDRRLSGGPVPSASMTRLARSRTASLTSASSMEGSRGRACTHSDSSEGVGQLNHTMEVSC
- the ndrg4 gene encoding protein NDRG4 isoform X4, giving the protein MGPGLLWKFSSKACCTVSHSVLQTMLLSKMAGMKEQQFTEEKPLLPEQKAGQDSDMENCDTFVSPGDWKEHDIDTPYGMLHVVIRGAPKGNKPAILTYHDVGLNHKLCFNSFFQNEDMQEITKHFVVCHVDAPGQQIGASQLPQGYQYPTMDQLAGMLPSVVQHFGFKSIVGIGVGAGAYILAKFALIFPDLVEGMVLLNIDPNGKGWFDWAASKISGLTSALPDTVLPHLFSQEELVSNTELVQSYRQQINNNINQFNLQLFWNMYNGRRDLEMNRTGTVLNAKTIRCPVMLVVGDNAPAEEGVVECNSKLDPTNTTFLKMADSGGLPQLTQPGKLTEAFKYFLQGMGYIAYVKDRRLSGGPVPSASMTRLARSRTASLTSASSMEGSRGRACTHSDSSEGVGQLNHTMEVSC
- the ndrg4 gene encoding protein NDRG4 isoform X7, whose amino-acid sequence is MPECWDGEHDIDTPYGMLHVVIRGAPKGNKPAILTYHDVGLNHKLCFNSFFQNEDMQEITKHFVVCHVDAPGQQIGASQLPQGYQYPTMDQLAGMLPSVVQHFGFKSIVGIGVGAGAYILAKFALIFPDLVEGMVLLNIDPNGKGWFDWAASKISGLTSALPDTVLPHLFSQEELVSNTELVQSYRQQINNNINQFNLQLFWNMYNGRRDLEMNRTGTVLNAKTIRCPVMLVVGDNAPAEEGVVECNSKLDPTNTTFLKMADSGGLPQLTQPGKLTEAFKYFLQGMGYMPSASMTRLARSRTASLTSASSMEGSRGRACTHSDSSEGVGQLNHTMEVSC
- the ndrg4 gene encoding protein NDRG4 isoform X1; the encoded protein is MGPGLLWKFSSKACCTVSHSVLQTMLLSKMAGMKEQQFTEEKPLLPEQKAGQDSDMPEHGAEAQCANEPPSASPPPAATAAPAAPAPPPSARPHRWHSFARRWLRITRHRTSGYTPENCDTFVSPGDWKEHDIDTPYGMLHVVIRGAPKGNKPAILTYHDVGLNHKLCFNSFFQNEDMQEITKHFVVCHVDAPGQQIGASQLPQGYQYPTMDQLAGMLPSVVQHFGFKSIVGIGVGAGAYILAKFALIFPDLVEGMVLLNIDPNGKGWFDWAASKISGLTSALPDTVLPHLFSQEELVSNTELVQSYRQQINNNINQFNLQLFWNMYNGRRDLEMNRTGTVLNAKTIRCPVMLVVGDNAPAEEGVVECNSKLDPTNTTFLKMADSGGLPQLTQPGKLTEAFKYFLQGMGYIAYVKDRRLSGGPVPSASMTRLARSRTASLTSASSMEGSRGRACTHSDSSEGVGQLNHTMEVSC
- the ndrg4 gene encoding protein NDRG4 isoform X6: MPECWDGEHDIDTPYGMLHVVIRGAPKGNKPAILTYHDVGLNHKLCFNSFFQNEDMQEITKHFVVCHVDAPGQQIGASQLPQGYQYPTMDQLAGMLPSVVQHFGFKSIVGIGVGAGAYILAKFALIFPDLVEGMVLLNIDPNGKGWFDWAASKISGLTSALPDTVLPHLFSQEELVSNTELVQSYRQQINNNINQFNLQLFWNMYNGRRDLEMNRTGTVLNAKTIRCPVMLVVGDNAPAEEGVVECNSKLDPTNTTFLKMADSGGLPQLTQPGKLTEAFKYFLQGMGYIAYVKDRRLSGGPVPSASMTRLARSRTASLTSASSMEGSRGRACTHSDSSEGVGQLNHTMEVSC